A window of Candidatus Pantoea floridensis contains these coding sequences:
- the rph gene encoding ribonuclease PH: MRPAGRSAAETRPVTLTRHYTKHAEGSVLVEFGETKVLCTATVEESVPRFLKGKGQGWITAEYGMLPRSTHSRMAREAAKGKQGGRTLEIQRLIARSLRAAVDLQALGEFTITLDCDVIQADGGTRTASITGACVALADALNALVAAGKLKASPLKGMVAAISVGIVGGEALCDLEYVEDSAAETDMNVVMTEDGRMIEVQGTAEGEPFSHDELLQLLALARGGIEQLIQAQKAALTN; the protein is encoded by the coding sequence ATGCGTCCAGCAGGCCGTAGTGCAGCAGAAACACGTCCCGTCACCCTTACTCGTCACTACACCAAACACGCAGAAGGCTCTGTGCTCGTTGAGTTCGGCGAAACCAAAGTGCTGTGCACCGCAACCGTCGAAGAAAGCGTGCCGCGTTTCCTCAAAGGCAAAGGTCAGGGGTGGATTACCGCGGAATATGGCATGCTACCGCGTTCCACCCACAGCCGTATGGCGCGTGAAGCCGCCAAGGGCAAACAGGGCGGACGTACGCTGGAGATTCAGCGTCTGATCGCCCGTTCACTGCGTGCCGCCGTCGATTTGCAGGCGCTGGGTGAGTTCACCATTACTCTGGATTGCGATGTGATTCAGGCCGATGGCGGCACCCGCACCGCCTCTATTACCGGTGCCTGCGTGGCGCTGGCTGATGCGTTAAACGCATTGGTTGCGGCAGGCAAACTGAAAGCCAGCCCGCTGAAAGGCATGGTAGCGGCGATTTCCGTTGGCATCGTCGGCGGTGAAGCGCTGTGCGATCTGGAGTATGTCGAAGATTCCGCCGCAGAAACCGACATGAACGTGGTGATGACCGAAGATGGCCGCATGATTGAAGTGCAGGGCACCGCTGAAGGCGAGCCGTTCAGCCACGACGAATTACTGCAGCTGCTGGCGCTGGCGCGAGGCGGCATTGAGCAGTTGATTCAGGCGCAGAAAGCGGCGCTAACCAATTGA